ACGCTCGTCGACCAGTTCCGGGAGCGGGCCGACGACCGCATGAGCCTGGGCCTGATCGAGGCCTCTGACGGGATCAACCGGTGTGCCGACGAACTCGAAGCGCTCATCGAGGAGGAGTGATCCGTCGACGGGCCTTTAGGGCGTCAGCCCGGTGACTGCATGTGGATTCTCAAGAGGTCCGTCGCGAGTGGCGAGCCCGCTCCGGCGAGTACTCGCCCGCGTATTACGCCTACTACGGACCGGACGACAAGACCGACGCGGTGCGCGCGGCCCTCGATGAGCACCTCGCGCGCCCCGATCCGGCAATCCTGGAGGTCGGGAGTAGCGCTGGGCGACACCTCGCCGGCCTCCTCGAAGCCGGGTACACGGACCTGGCCGGGGTCGAACTCAACCCCGAGGCGAAGCCGGTGATGGAGGAGAATTACCCAGAACTCGCATCGCAGGGGACCTTTCACTTCGACGCCATTGAATCGGTCGTCTCCGAGTTCGCGGACGACGCCTTCGACGTGGTCTACTCGGTCGAGACCCTCCAGCACGTCCATCCGGACGACGACTGGGTCTTCGAGGCCCTGGCGCGGATCGCCGGTGAGCTCATCGTCACCGTCGAGAACGAGGGATCGGCCGAGGAAGAGGAGTCAGTGAACTACATCAACGACGAGTTCCCGCTCTACTACCGGGACTGGGGGGCTATCTTCACGGCGTTTGGTTTCGAGCAGGTGGCAGTCGAGGAGCGAGATCGGGACACGATCCGGGTCTTTCGGGCTCGGTCGGACTGACCGGTCAGGCTTCTTCCGTCTCGTCGGTTGGGGCTGTCTCGACCTCCCTAACCTGGAGTGTCGAGATGCGATTCCCGTCGACGGATTGTACCTCGAAGCGGTATCCATCCATCTCGACCTGATCGCCGGGTTCGGGAGCCTGTCCCAATCGGCCGAGGACGACCCCGCCGATCGTCTCGAAACTCCCGCTCTCGAAGGCCACCCCAAGCGTCTCGTTCACCACGTCGAGCACGACACTCCCGTCGATCTCGTACCCGCCGCCCTCCAGTCGTCGGATCGAGGGCTCGTGGGTGCTGTCGAACTCGTCCCGGAGATCGCCCACGACGGCCTCGACCACGTCCTCGACGGTCGCCAGGCCCTCGAAGGCCCCCCACTCGTCGATGACCGCGGCCATCTGCTGGTTCTCGTCCCGGAACTGGAGCAATAGCTCGTTGATCGGGGTCGTCTCCGGGACGATCAAAATGTCCCGGGCCAGATCCGCGACCGTGCGATCGTCCGTTTTGCCCGCCTCTACCGCCCGGAGCAGGTCCTTGCTGTCCAGCAGTCCGACGATCTGATCCTCGTCCTCGGATGCCACCACCGGATACCGGGTGTGTCCCGACCCGACGGCAAGCGAGCGGGCGGTCTCGATCGAGGTGTCCTTCGGAATCGTCGTCACGTCCGGTCGGGGAACCATCACCTCACGCACGATGGTGTCGTTGAGGTCGAAGACACGCTCGATCATCTCCACCTCGGCCATGTCGACGTGCCCGGCCTCCCCGGATCGGGAGAGGACCCGCAAGATCTCCCGTTCCTCTAATGTCTCCTCGGTCTCGGAAGCCGGGGGAACGCCCAGTAGCGTGGTGAAGGCGTTGGCCGTGCCGTTGAAGACGACGATCCCGGGGTAAAACAGGTAGTAGAAGGCCCGCATCGGCGGCGCGACGAAGAGCGAGAGTCGTTCTGCCTGGGCGATCGCGATCGTCTTCGGTGCGAGTTCCCCGAAGACGACGTGGAGGAACGTGATGATGGAAAAGCCGACGGCAAATGCCACGAGATGGACCAGATTACCGGGCAGCATCGGGCCGATCACGGGCTCGATGAGCGACGCGATGGCCGGTTCGCCGACCCACCCCAGTCCCAGTGAGGCGATCGTGATACCCAGTTGGGTCACCGCCAGATAGTCATCGAGCTTTTCGACGACCCCCTGGAGTGACTTCGAGCCGGTTCGGCCTTCCGCCGCCAGCTGTTCGACCGAGGTCGCCCGGACGCGAACGAAGGCGAACTCCGCCGCGACGAAAAAGCCGTTCAGTATCACGAGTCCCAGCGCGAGCAATAGCTGGCCGACCGACAGGGCGACGTTTACCATTCACGCCCTCCGGGCAGGCGACCGGCGCCGAATGAACTGTGCATACGGGCCTTTCGCCGGCCTGCAGTAAAGACCTTGACCCACTCACGCCGTCCGGGCGAAGACGATGAAAAGCGCCAGGAGGATGCCAGCCCCAAAGGCGACCATCGAGTGTTCGGACTCGTGTTTGCGGGCCTCCGGCAGCAGGTGTGCGGCCGACACGTAGAGCAACACGCCAGCGACAAAGCCCAGCAGGAGTCCGAGATCCCGCCCGCCGAGGCGGCTAACAAGCGGATACGCCACGAACGCCCCGATCGGGGTCGTCAACGCGGCGACGAAGAAGGCGGACACGGCGGCCGTGCGCTCCGCCACGTCGCCTTTCAGGAGCACCAGGTAGGTGATGACACCCTCGGCGAACTCGTGGACGACGAGGCCGGTCCCGGCCAGGATACCGGTGAGCACCGAGATACTGAACGTGACGGTGTAGACGACGCCGTCAACCAGAGAGTGGATGCCGATGCCCTCCGCGGCCGTCACCCCGAAGGCCAGGGTCTCCTCGTGGGTCCGATATTTGATGAGCTGGTTCGAGCCGTACATAAAGAGAAAGCCACCCAGCGCGCTGAGCCCCGCGTTCGGGGTTCGGCCCAGGGCGTTCGGGAGGGCCAGCACCAGCGGCGTCGTGAGCAACACCCCGGCGGCAAAACACATGAAGTAGGTGATCGATCGCTCGGCCCACTCCCGGTGGGCGAACACCGCGAAGATCCCGGCCCCGTTCACCACCGCCGCAACGATGGCGAAGGCCGCAATCCAGTACAGTTCCGGGGCGGGCACTACTGATGACACCCCTGCCCCAGTTTCATGTGTTGAGCTACCGCTTGGCGGACGGTAAATCCTTCGTCGGATTCTCACTCCCGGGAGTCGTGCTCGTGATAGATCACGTGCCCGCAGGCCTTGCAGTGTGAGGCGTCCTGATCGTGGTACTGCAGGCCGCAGTTCGGGCAAGTCACTTCGACTTCTCCCTTGTGCGTCCAGGTACGGATGATGGCCCCGGCCTGGCGGGGCACCAGGATGATCGCGGTGAGCACGGCCCCCACCGTCACCCAGCGGCCCGCCACGGTGGTCGGGACGATGTCCCCGAATCCAACCGTCGCGAGCGCGATGACGATATAGTAGAAGGCGTCGCCGAAATGGGAAATGCCTGGATTAGCCTGAAGTTCGACGCTGTAGAACAACCCCGCGCTCGTGAAGAAGATAACAAACACCGTCAGCCCGAGTTTGAGAACGCGCAGCGCCGAGACGCCGATCGTGCCGAAGAAAAACTCCGCGTCCTGGGTGAACCGATAGAACCGAAGGACCCGGATCACCCGGAGCGCCCGGAGAAAGCCGAGTTGCACGATCACCGATCCCGGCACCAGGAGCAGCGCGAAGGTCGGGAGAATCGACAGGAGGTCGACGACCGTGTAGGGGTCGGTTGCTTCCCCATAGCGGCTCTTTGCACCATAGAGCCGGAGGATGTACTCCACCCCGAAGATCACGGCGAGCAGGACTTCGAACCCCCAGAGCACCGAACGGACCTGGGTCGAGACCGGGTAGGTCTGGGCAACGAAGACGGCGATGAAGGCGATGTTGAGGACCAAAAGCGCGATATCGATGGCCTTCCCGATCGGGGTCTCGTGGTCCAGCAGGTAGAAGCGGACCCGTTCCCGGCGGCCCGTGGGTACCGGCGGCGACTGCTGGACGGACATGTATCGAGATGACACGCGAGAGCCTAATCAAAGGTCGCCCATAGTGGGCCGATCAGCCGCAGCCGCCGTCGTGGTTGAAGAAACCGACCGTCCCGGTCACCCGGACAGACGACCGAGGTCAGAACAGCGCGTCTTCGGTGGCGTCTGCAAGCCCGGCGTAGAACGATTCGTGGGTCTCGGCACGCACTCCGTCGAGAAACGGTCGCATCCACTGGCGCGGGTGTTCATCGAGGAATTGCTCTCGAATATCATCGGCGCCTTCGGCAGCGAGGTGGGCAACGAACTCGAGTTCGGTGGCGACATGGTCAGGGAGGTCCGACCAGCCCGGATCCAGCCCCAGACCGTGGGCCTGATAGTACTGTACGACGGACCCAGTCGACGGCCCCAGAACGTTTCCGTGGGCGCCGCCTTCCCCATCACGGTAGACACTTTCATATGGTGGACACGGCGGTCCGCCCGGCCCGACGAACAGGCGGGTGTGCTCGATTCGCAAGTCCTCGACCGTCACTGGCTCCAGGTCAGGAACCACTGCCGAGAGGGTTCCGGTGTTGATCGCCTCGACCAGCGCCTCGTCCGGCTGGCGCCAGCAGCGCCCGAGCACTGCATACCCTTGGGCAAGTCGTTCGGATTTTTCGGCGACCGTCATCACGCCTCCCCACGCTCGTTGTCGAGGCGTTCACAGCCGCCGTCGGCGACTGCCGTATCTGTCACGGGCGTCTCGCTTTCGTGGAACTCGACGCCGTTGCCGGGCTGAATCGGGATGAACCGCAGTCCGACGGTCACGATCAACGCGCCAAGCGCGATGATACCCACCGAGATGAGGAGCTCGACGGCCGTCGGCGTGTAGACACCGATGGTCGTCCAGACGTCCGCGCCAAGTCCGGTGTAGCCACGACCCGTGGTCACGCCCGGAGCGGCCGTGATGTTCAAATCGGTGTATCCGGTGAACACGAGGTAGATACCCTCGAAGAGGATGCCGACGATTGCCAGGACGCTCGCGGTGACAACCGCCCAGACCTGCTGGCGTATCGACGGCACGACGAGCAGCGCGAGTGGAATCGCACCGCCGACGATCGTCCAGATCCAGAAGTAGGTCGAATCCCCGACCAGAAACGAACTCGTGATGGCCCAGAACTCGAAGTTCGAGGCCCACGCGTGGGGGAGCCGCTCGGCTGCCACGAGATAGACGATGTGCACCGCGATGAACACGCCGAGTATCTTTCCGAGGTCCGGCACCAGCTTCTGGGGCAACTGATAGCGGGTGAATTTATCCACCAGCACGGCAGTCACCAGCAGGAGACCGAGACCGGAGACGAGTGCCTTCATGATGAACATCGGCGCGACAAGCGGGCTGAACCAGTCGCCGCGGCCGACCTGGAGGCCAAAGATCCACCCCGTCACGGAGTGAAGCATGATGGCAAGCGGGATGGCGATCGCAGCCGCCCAGAAGGCCTTTTTGCGGTCGGCTTTCCGTCCGTCTTCGGTGTCACGGACACCGAAAGCGAGCGGTGAGCCCATCTTTGCGAGGTCACGGCGGGTCAAAAGCCAGAGGTACCCGGCGCTGAAGAGGCCATAGACCACGACGATCCCGAAGTCCCAGACCATCGGCGAGCGGAAGTCCGGCGAGGTGATGAAGCCGGTAATTTGGGATGGACGACCCAGGTCCGGAATGATCATCAGGCCGGCGACGACGATACAGGCGAAGCTGAGCAACACGCCCAGCTGCGCGAGACTGTCGTAGCGTTTCGAATGGAAGAACTTGGGCACACTCGAAATGATGAGCCCGCCCGCTGAGAGCCCCACGAAGAAGACAAAGAGCATGATGTAAAGCGCCCACGAGAAGACGTTGTCCATGCCGGTCGCGACCAGGCCCTGGCTGAGTTGATACAGCCAGGCAACGAAGCCAGCGGCGACGAGAACGCCAAGTGCGAGGAGCCAGATGCGACCTTTGGTGCCGAACTGTGGGATGGCGAGCCCGGAGTGTCTAGTGCTCATCAGTTCTCACCACCATTGGTCGAGGCAAATCCCAACGGGGGCGTGTCGTCCCCGTCAGCCAGCGACTCCTTTTTTGGAGTGCCCTCCAGTTCGTTGCCGGTTTGCGGACGGCCGGGGGACATGTCCCCACGAACGTAGTAGGTGTTGGGCTCGGTATCCAGGCCTTCGAGCAGTCGATCGGTTTCGTACTTTTTCACGTAGCGCGAGACCGTGCTGTCCGGATCGTCGAGGTCGCCGAAGATCCGAGCACCCGACGGGCAGCCGACCACACACGCGGGGTCGATACCCTTCTCCAGGCGGTGGGTGCAGAAGGTGCACTTTTCGACGACACCCTGGGGTCGCTCTTCGACGTGACCAGTCCCGGCTGCAGGGATGGTCTTCGATTCGCCGAAGTTGAACACGCGAGCGTTGTACGGACAGGCGGCCATGCAGTAGCGACAGCCCATACACTTGTCGTAGTCGATTTCGACGATGCCGTCCTCACGGGTGTAGGTCGCATTGACCGGACAGACCTTGACACACGGGGCATTCTGGCAGTGCTGACACGCCGTCGGCTGATGGTTCATCTCCAGGGTGCCATCGCGGCCGGACTCCGGATACGTCCCTGCAGGCGTGTCCATATGGTTTCCTCCCTCTGTCAGTACCCGGTTCCACTGCTGATCCAGGGAGACGTTGTTCTCCTGGCTGCAGGATATCGCACAGGCCTGACAGCCGATACACCGCTCGAGGTCGATTACCATTCCATAACTTGTCATCAGTCCTCACCTCCAATTGTCCCCGTTTCGAGCCAGTCGGCTGGCTCGGGGTCCTCGTACATGCTCGTATCAATGTCCTCGGGAGCGGGTTCGACCTCCACGCGCACGTCGTAGTACACGAACGTCGGTGCCAGCTTGTTCACCTCGTCGTGAGTGAGATCCTGCAAGTCTCCCTGAATGAAGTCCTCATGCCACCAGCCCTGATCGATGTTTACCAACCCGGGCTGATGTCCCTCGTTGTAATTGGCTTTGACGACCGCCTCACCCCGGTCGTTGAACACACGAACGTACTCGCCATCACCGATACCCCGGCTCGCTGCATCCGACGGATTGATGTCGAGTGTCGGTTCCGGTTCGAACTTGCGGACCACGGCATTATCCGCCCACTGAGAGTGGATTCGCCACTTCGGGTGTTTCTGCATAAACATGAGCGGATACCGATCGGCCAGCTCGTGATCGTCGGCGCTCCGATCCTCGATCGGACGCGGCAGATCGAGGACGGTCCCCTCGTCTTCGACCGGTTTGTTCTCGTCGTATAGCTCTATTCGTCCAGTCTCCGTCGGGAACGGTTCGGTGTATTTGATGACCTCATCTTCGACCCGGATGTTGCCCTTGCTGCGCAGTTCATCGAAGGAAAAGCGGTCATCGTATGAGGCGATCTTTCGCAGTTCAGCCCGCTTGTCACCGATAAAGAGGTTCTCATAGCCGAGTTTTTCGGCTAGCTCCGCGAGGATGTAGTAGTCATCGCGTGCCTCCCACAGCGGTTCGTGAGCCTTCTCCCGGTATGAGATGTGCGGGTGAGAGCCCCAGGCGTCGGTAATGTCCTCTTTTTCGAACCAGTGGGCCGCTGGCAAGATGATGTCCGCCCACTCGACCGTCGAGGATTTGACGAAATCGGCCCAGACGACCATGTCGAGGCCTTTCAGCATCTCTATTCGGCTCTTCCTATCAGGAACCTGATTGATGAGCCGGTTCGACTGCATCCCGTAGACGGCTTTGATCGGATGGGGGTCACCGGTCTTGATGACCTCCTGGATGTCTTCCATCTTCACAGTCGCGGCGCCCTCGACACCCTCGATTCCCTCGACGCCCTCTGGGGTCCCATAATCGCCAGTCTGGAGTGATGCGCCACTCGGATGGTGAGAATGGATGGTTCCAGACTTCCCGTAATCGCCAGTGAGAGCCAGGATGATGGCGTAAGTCTGACCAAATACGTGGCCATACTTGTACCGTCCCACCGCGTAGCTCGGTGCAATCCCACCAGGTCCCCGGGTTGCCAGCCACCTCGTCGCCGTCCGAATGTCCTCGACGTTCAATCCGGTCACCTCCGCAATGGCCTCCGGTCTGTACTCCTCGACGTGTGCTTCAAGCAGCGTGAGGCCCGTCGTCGCCGCGATGCCATCGACGGTGTACGACCCGAACAATTCGACGTTGGCATACGTATCGGCTTCGAGCGGAACTGGCGCTCCCGATTCGGCGTCGATACCAACGACGCGGTCGTCATCGTCGGAATTGCCGTCGAGATCACGCATCCGCACCAGCTCTTGTGTGTCATCCCGGACTAGTGCCCCTGCGGTCGTCCGCTCTCGAAGGAATCGGGTGTCGTACAGCTCCTCCGCGAGGATCTCCTGGATCATGGCGAGGCCGAGGTAGACGTCCTTGCCCGGCCGGATTGGAAGCCACAGATCCGCCTTGGCGGCGGTCGTCGTGTAAACCGGGTCGACGACGACTAATTTCGCCCCGTTTTCGGTCGCCTTGTGAAGCTTTGAGGCATCGTTTTGGAACTGGCTCTTGAAAATATCAGATCCCCAGACGATGATGGTCTGGGCGTTCTCCCAATCTTCGGAGAGGTTTGTCGGCGGGAGGTAGAAGCCATAGCCGGTGATCCTGTTGAATCCCCGGCCGACGTTCGTGTCGATCGCCGTCCGCCACTGGGTTGCACCCCACACCTGCGCGAATCGCCCGATGAGGTTTCCGCCGACCCCATTGTCCCCGGAGGCCGTATGCATCCACATACTTTCGGGGCCATACTCATCCCTGAGGCGTGTCATCTCCTCCGCGACGTACGTGAGTGCGGTGTCCCAGGAGACACGCTCGTACTCCGCATCAGGGCCACGGCCCTCCGGATTGGGGTTGCCGGGCTCCCAGTCGGAACGGACCATCGGATACTTCAGCCGCTTCGGGCTGTACACCCGTTGAATCTGGGACTGCCCCAGAAGGCACGCCCGACGATACTGCTCGTCGTCGGTCATCTGGGGTTCGACGAACTTGATCTCGCCATCGCGCACATAGACGTTAAGTGGGCATTTGCCCCGACAGTTCGGCGCACACGCCGTCCTGACGACCTCGGATTTGTCGAGGAGTCCGCCTGTCTGTGCCGGATTCGTCGCCGAGAGCGAGAAATTGTAATCCGTGCCACCGAGCCCGAGAACCCCCGCTGCGGCCCCTGCGCCCAGCAGTACGGACCGTCGACTGACGCCGTTGTCCTCGTCACTCATCGGTGTGCTCCGGCTTTATCGGCCTGTCATCGACGCCGAACTCTTCGACGACGTCCTCGTGATATTTCTCGTGGAATTCGTCCTCGGACATCTCGCCGATGCTGAGCCGGATCGCGTCTCGGCCCATGCGCTTTCCCAGTTCCGTGTCGTGGGCACTCGATTCGAGTGCGTCATCGACTGTCTCTTGCCAGTCCTCGTCGTTCAACAGATCCGCCACCGTTCGCGGACCTCGATCGGTATGCATTGTGATTTCCCCTGAATAGAAGTATGGGTCCCGGCACCATCCGTCCGCACGGCCATAGTTTCCTCCTTTAAGTACTACTACATATGGAGGACTGTCCTTGCGAGAAGGATCCCTGCCGACAAGAACTGTCTGCGGGACGGACTACTCGTTACGGTACAAATTCCGCATTATCTTTGCTTCTGCCGAACTCAGCCGTTTCGATAGTGCGGATTTCGTTATCGCTAATTCGCGAGCGAGATCACCGAATCGTGCGCCACCGGACCGGTCGTAGTAGCCTGCCAGGATCGCCGCCTCGACTGTTTCACGCTCCAGAACCGTTAGTTCCTGCAGGTTCACGAGTGCCGAATCCGAGTTCGACTGCGCGCCATTGACGACGAGACTGCGGAGTGAAACACTGTCGGCGATGTCGTCGAGATCTGCCATCAGTTCGCGAAGCACGCGCCTGTTCTGTGGGTTCGTTCGCAACACCATCCGCTCGCTGTCGATCGATTGTAACGACGGGATACAGCCATGGCCAGCCAGGACCCGACAGGCACACACCATCTCGACAGCCACCGTGTCATGCGTGAGTGTCGTTTCGGAGTCCGGGCTCCGGCAGGTGACATAGCACGTGTCGTCGATGAGGTGGTGCTCGATCGGCGTCCCGAGACCCTTGGCTGCACAGCACCTCGTTCCGGTGCCGAATTCGAGGGCGAGCTCGACTACCAGCGTTCCCCTTGCATTCCCCGTCGGGACACTCTGTGACTCTTCTTGCATGATGGAGGCGGATCGGTCTCTCTTGTTTTCGGCCTCATGTTAGGACGCCTATGGGTTTTGGCTTTACGCCCCTATTCACCTCGTGAGAAAGCTGATTTGCCAGGGCCCGTCCACGGCTTCTCCTCGAAGTCGTCCCACCAAGTGGTGAAACTCTTTGTGCGTGGATGTGAGGGTCCTGTACGAATGGCTCGTCATGGCGACCTCGACCGCTTCTATGGCTTACTCGATGGCCTTTCACAACGGGTCGGCGGGCCACGGAAACTCAAGGACTGCACCGGGTACATGGACTGGCCGGACCGTGGCGTCTACTTCTTCCTCGAACCGGGCGAAACACGCGACTCGACTGACCAGTTGCGCGTTACCCGCGTTGGGACACACGCGGTGTCTGTGGGGAGCAGCACGTCGCTCTGGGATAGGCTGAAACAACACTACGGAACGGGCAGCGGGAGTTCCAACCATCCTCACGGGGGCGCTCACCGGGGTTCCGTGTATCGCAAGCGCGTCGGTGAGGCCATCATTGAGAAGCACGACCTGCACGACGACTATCCCGACTGGGACAAACGCTGGTCGAGCATCGAACGTGAGCGGTCAGTGGTCCGTGACGAGGAATATATCCTCGAACGGCGCGTGAGTGCCTACATCCGGGAGCAACCGTTCCTCTGGGTGGATCTGGACGACGAACCGGGGCCGGACAGCGACCGGGCAACTCTGGAACAGAACGCTATCGCTCTTCTCAGCAACTTCGACGGGCAACCCATTGATCCACGGCGAGCAAGCTGGCTCGGCCAGTACAGTCCCGCGCCTGCGATTCGAGGCGCTGGGCTCTGGAACGTGAACCACGTGGACGAATCGTCCGACCCGCAATTTCTGGACCGTCTAGAAAACGCCATCACTGAGACGGATCCACTGTAGGAACGCTGGCCTCGAGACGCGGCTCACAACCGGTTCATCGGAACCGAGTTCAACGACTATCGAGAGGCACTCGGTCGGTTCAGATGGTGATTCGGACGGTCGTGTCGGTGATGTCCGAGACGTACTGGTCGGGCAAGCGGTGAACCTCCGTGTTCACCGTTCCGTCCCAGTGCAGTTCCGAGAGTGTCTCCGAATCGGCGTCCGGGCCGACTTTTACATAGAGGTCGCCGTTCCGGACGTCCTCTACGGTCCCGACCTCGACGCCGTTGTGGTCGACCACCCGCTTTCCCAGGTGTCTGTCGGTAAACTGCGCAACCATGCCTAGACATACTCGCGCGACCGTCGAATAGGTTTGGGAGACACTTGCTAGCAAGATGTACATCCGGCAGGCTTCTCGTTCCACACGAATACGCGGATTCAGACGACCGTGACCTCACAGCGATTGCGTGGTGGCTGCTGCAGATCAGCAACGGACTCCGATGTTGCTGTTTTGTCGTCGAAAGCTGGCCTCGGTACTCATAGGGTTCGTCATTGCCGGGTGCCTACGCCGGCTCGGCCCGGTGAATCGTCATCGGCCAGCCCACACTACACGCGGCGGGCAAAAACCACCTGCGGTCCGCCACGTCGAAAGTGATGCACTCTTTACGCCGCGTCCCGGCCCATAGAGTATGACCGAGGACACGAAGGATAACGTCATCCCGGGCTCGGAGACGGAACTTGACAGCCCGGACGTCCGCGGCTATGACTTCCGCGGGGAGTTCGACGTCGGCGAGCTCCTGGAGAGCTACGCGACCACCGGCTTCCAGGCCACCGCGGTGGCGGAGGCCATCGACCTGATCGAGCAGATGCGCGAGGCGGATGCCACGATCTACCTCACCCTGACCTCGAACATCGTCTCCTCCGGCCTGCGAGAGGTCGTCGCGGCGATGGTTCGCGAGGGGCTGGTCGACGTGCTCATCACCACCTCCGGCTCGATCACCGAGGACATCATCAAATCGGAGAAACCCTTCAAGATGGGCGAGTGGGAGGTCGACGAGAGTGAGATGCGCGAGGAAGGGATCAATCGGCTGGGCAATATCTTCGTCCCCTCGGACCGGTACGTCTGGCTCGAATCCTATCTCAACGACTTCTTCCCCGACTTCTTCGCCGAAGAGAAGGTCCGGACCCCGACAGCCTTCTCCCGTGAAATCGGCGAGCGGCTGGACGATCCGGACTCGGTGCTGTCCCAGGCCGCGGCAAACGACGTGCCGGTGTACTGCCCCGCGCTGGTCGACGCCGAGGTCGGGAACTTCCTCTTCTATTACCGGCAGAACGAGGAGCCCGAGGTCGGCATCGA
This region of Halodesulfurarchaeum sp. HSR-GB genomic DNA includes:
- a CDS encoding bifunctional 2-polyprenyl-6-hydroxyphenol methylase/3-demethylubiquinol 3-O-methyltransferase UbiG, with protein sequence MDSQEVRREWRARSGEYSPAYYAYYGPDDKTDAVRAALDEHLARPDPAILEVGSSAGRHLAGLLEAGYTDLAGVELNPEAKPVMEENYPELASQGTFHFDAIESVVSEFADDAFDVVYSVETLQHVHPDDDWVFEALARIAGELIVTVENEGSAEEEESVNYINDEFPLYYRDWGAIFTAFGFEQVAVEERDRDTIRVFRARSD
- a CDS encoding hemolysin family protein yields the protein MVNVALSVGQLLLALGLVILNGFFVAAEFAFVRVRATSVEQLAAEGRTGSKSLQGVVEKLDDYLAVTQLGITIASLGLGWVGEPAIASLIEPVIGPMLPGNLVHLVAFAVGFSIITFLHVVFGELAPKTIAIAQAERLSLFVAPPMRAFYYLFYPGIVVFNGTANAFTTLLGVPPASETEETLEEREILRVLSRSGEAGHVDMAEVEMIERVFDLNDTIVREVMVPRPDVTTIPKDTSIETARSLAVGSGHTRYPVVASEDEDQIVGLLDSKDLLRAVEAGKTDDRTVADLARDILIVPETTPINELLLQFRDENQQMAAVIDEWGAFEGLATVEDVVEAVVGDLRDEFDSTHEPSIRRLEGGGYEIDGSVVLDVVNETLGVAFESGSFETIGGVVLGRLGQAPEPGDQVEMDGYRFEVQSVDGNRISTLQVREVETAPTDETEEA
- a CDS encoding ZIP family metal transporter, which encodes MPAPELYWIAAFAIVAAVVNGAGIFAVFAHREWAERSITYFMCFAAGVLLTTPLVLALPNALGRTPNAGLSALGGFLFMYGSNQLIKYRTHEETLAFGVTAAEGIGIHSLVDGVVYTVTFSISVLTGILAGTGLVVHEFAEGVITYLVLLKGDVAERTAAVSAFFVAALTTPIGAFVAYPLVSRLGGRDLGLLLGFVAGVLLYVSAAHLLPEARKHESEHSMVAFGAGILLALFIVFARTA
- a CDS encoding ion transporter → MSVQQSPPVPTGRRERVRFYLLDHETPIGKAIDIALLVLNIAFIAVFVAQTYPVSTQVRSVLWGFEVLLAVIFGVEYILRLYGAKSRYGEATDPYTVVDLLSILPTFALLLVPGSVIVQLGFLRALRVIRVLRFYRFTQDAEFFFGTIGVSALRVLKLGLTVFVIFFTSAGLFYSVELQANPGISHFGDAFYYIVIALATVGFGDIVPTTVAGRWVTVGAVLTAIILVPRQAGAIIRTWTHKGEVEVTCPNCGLQYHDQDASHCKACGHVIYHEHDSRE
- a CDS encoding molecular chaperone TorD family protein, coding for MTVAEKSERLAQGYAVLGRCWRQPDEALVEAINTGTLSAVVPDLEPVTVEDLRIEHTRLFVGPGGPPCPPYESVYRDGEGGAHGNVLGPSTGSVVQYYQAHGLGLDPGWSDLPDHVATELEFVAHLAAEGADDIREQFLDEHPRQWMRPFLDGVRAETHESFYAGLADATEDALF
- the nrfD gene encoding NrfD/PsrC family molybdoenzyme membrane anchor subunit; protein product: MSTRHSGLAIPQFGTKGRIWLLALGVLVAAGFVAWLYQLSQGLVATGMDNVFSWALYIMLFVFFVGLSAGGLIISSVPKFFHSKRYDSLAQLGVLLSFACIVVAGLMIIPDLGRPSQITGFITSPDFRSPMVWDFGIVVVYGLFSAGYLWLLTRRDLAKMGSPLAFGVRDTEDGRKADRKKAFWAAAIAIPLAIMLHSVTGWIFGLQVGRGDWFSPLVAPMFIMKALVSGLGLLLVTAVLVDKFTRYQLPQKLVPDLGKILGVFIAVHIVYLVAAERLPHAWASNFEFWAITSSFLVGDSTYFWIWTIVGGAIPLALLVVPSIRQQVWAVVTASVLAIVGILFEGIYLVFTGYTDLNITAAPGVTTGRGYTGLGADVWTTIGVYTPTAVELLISVGIIALGALIVTVGLRFIPIQPGNGVEFHESETPVTDTAVADGGCERLDNERGEA
- the dsrO gene encoding sulfate reduction electron transfer complex DsrMKJOP subunit DsrO — translated: MTSYGMVIDLERCIGCQACAISCSQENNVSLDQQWNRVLTEGGNHMDTPAGTYPESGRDGTLEMNHQPTACQHCQNAPCVKVCPVNATYTREDGIVEIDYDKCMGCRYCMAACPYNARVFNFGESKTIPAAGTGHVEERPQGVVEKCTFCTHRLEKGIDPACVVGCPSGARIFGDLDDPDSTVSRYVKKYETDRLLEGLDTEPNTYYVRGDMSPGRPQTGNELEGTPKKESLADGDDTPPLGFASTNGGEN
- a CDS encoding molybdopterin-dependent oxidoreductase — its product is MSDEDNGVSRRSVLLGAGAAAGVLGLGGTDYNFSLSATNPAQTGGLLDKSEVVRTACAPNCRGKCPLNVYVRDGEIKFVEPQMTDDEQYRRACLLGQSQIQRVYSPKRLKYPMVRSDWEPGNPNPEGRGPDAEYERVSWDTALTYVAEEMTRLRDEYGPESMWMHTASGDNGVGGNLIGRFAQVWGATQWRTAIDTNVGRGFNRITGYGFYLPPTNLSEDWENAQTIIVWGSDIFKSQFQNDASKLHKATENGAKLVVVDPVYTTTAAKADLWLPIRPGKDVYLGLAMIQEILAEELYDTRFLRERTTAGALVRDDTQELVRMRDLDGNSDDDDRVVGIDAESGAPVPLEADTYANVELFGSYTVDGIAATTGLTLLEAHVEEYRPEAIAEVTGLNVEDIRTATRWLATRGPGGIAPSYAVGRYKYGHVFGQTYAIILALTGDYGKSGTIHSHHPSGASLQTGDYGTPEGVEGIEGVEGAATVKMEDIQEVIKTGDPHPIKAVYGMQSNRLINQVPDRKSRIEMLKGLDMVVWADFVKSSTVEWADIILPAAHWFEKEDITDAWGSHPHISYREKAHEPLWEARDDYYILAELAEKLGYENLFIGDKRAELRKIASYDDRFSFDELRSKGNIRVEDEVIKYTEPFPTETGRIELYDENKPVEDEGTVLDLPRPIEDRSADDHELADRYPLMFMQKHPKWRIHSQWADNAVVRKFEPEPTLDINPSDAASRGIGDGEYVRVFNDRGEAVVKANYNEGHQPGLVNIDQGWWHEDFIQGDLQDLTHDEVNKLAPTFVYYDVRVEVEPAPEDIDTSMYEDPEPADWLETGTIGGED
- a CDS encoding 4Fe-4S ferredoxin N-terminal domain-containing protein; amino-acid sequence: MHTDRGPRTVADLLNDEDWQETVDDALESSAHDTELGKRMGRDAIRLSIGEMSEDEFHEKYHEDVVEEFGVDDRPIKPEHTDE